A segment of the Panicum hallii strain FIL2 chromosome 1, PHallii_v3.1, whole genome shotgun sequence genome:
AGCAGAGCCAACTTGGAACAACTTTATACTTTATATAGACCATTTGTTTAAAAGTTGCCAATGAGTCAAAGTAATGCTAAGTAGACAACAATAGCCAGCATTTGCATTAGACTGCAAATGAGTTTTATTTTCTTATTCTCACTTGGTATGTGTAGCTCAAGATATTGCAGCGTGAATTTTCCAATACGACAATAGTGCCTGGGATTTATAACTCGAGGTAAGCATGAACATGACTTAACCACAACTGAAAAGAACAACAATACAAAATAGTCTATATGGATCCTGTTTTGTTTCAGAATTTCAAAAACACATGTTGCCTATATGAAACATGGTGATGCTTAGATTCTATACATACTTACGTAGTAATGATCAGGTCATTTTCATTGTAAACTGCGATTTTTTCTCTTCTTCCTTATAGAAAAGCAATTCCTACCAAGAATGTCTTCTTTTGCGGTTACTGTAACAAAGCAAGCAAATCTATGATAATGGCTTTATTTTTTAAAACCATAAATCTTGACTCTCCAACATGAATAAAAGAAAATTGCTTACATGTTATTCGATAGATACCTTCCTGTTTTCCAATCATCATCTATTGTGAACTCCATCACATATAACGCCTCAAGTTCTCAAATGGAGGGGAAACTCTGTTCACATGTTATGAATGGTAAGAAACGACGTCTCTCTCTCATATGTGTATtttgccttttttttttccatcTTTAGTGCCTGAACACTATTGGTACTATTTTGCATTTCAGTGAGAAATAGATTATACATTCTATGGATTTTATAATTTGACAGATGAATTATGACAATGTTCCTGAGGAACTGCAGAACATGGAATGACAACCGCTAAGGTCTGCTAAGATATCTACTTCCAGTTCTGAATGAGTAAGCTACAATTTACTCATGATTGCAGATTTCAATTGTAATACATAACCCTTCCTGTAATTCATCTTTTTTGTACAGAATTATGCTTAGAACTTAGAAGTATAATCAGACTTCTGAAATTAGACTCTTCGTTACAGATCAGACATTTTTCGAAAGACATTACAGATCAGACATTACATTTCACTTATGCTCCAGAGGGGCCAAATGCTGTATCCACAAACTGTGATTCCTCTGGCCAGACAGGATCACCATCTGCTGCATGCCTGTCGTGGTTCTCATCCACAAATTAAACCAGGAACTCATAACCCTCGAACATGACTTGACTTGTGGCTTATTTTCCTAATTTCTCCAGTTGGTTCTCAATTTGATTTGCATGCTCGCACATCTTAACAGTCCTCACAAACTTCAGATGCTTTGAAGCCCTTGGCAAAGTTAGAACTTAGAAGCTATCGATGAAGAGTTTTCATTAGATTTTACACAAAACACAGACAATATTCACTGAGGAATGTGTCCTTTTGTGAACTCAATTCGAACAAAAAAAATGAGTTCACTAAGTTCAAAACGAACACTTTAGATCAAAGCCTTCTGAGTTCTGAAGAACTGACTTGATTTAGACTGTGTATACAGAATGTAATTCTCCAGCCTTTGCTATACACATCTGCAACCTGTAATCTAACACCGATTAAGTGCAAGAAAACACACGTAGTTAGTGCCAAGGTACTGATGGCAACTGCACACAAGCACCCAAAAAATCAGAGCCTGTCAGGGTGCATCAACTTGGTAACGATTTCATGATCACCAAATTTGACCATGTGACAGTAAAATTTCACATCGGAACTTGATAATTTGATATTGCATACCATTATAATCGCTTAATACTTCAAACTAAATTACCAAAAGCAGCACAAAATCGTCGTTGGATTTTAAACACTGTGAACTAAACCTCACCACAGATACAAAGACGATCGATGCCCGTCAGATTCAGTTTTCGAGTCCGGGCACCTGCATGCGCCGGCTGGCCTCCGACTTCTTGCCGCCGAGGAACTCGTCGGGGACGACCTTGAGCTGCTTGCGCTTCTTGGACTTGGCGATCTTCTGGATGGTCTTGGGGTTGGTGACCCGCTGCAGCTTGGTGCCCGTGCGCAGCACGTTCTCCTGCTTGCGCTTCTCCCGCTCCTCGCGCGCCTTCCGCTTCGCCACCTTGTTCTGCCGGATCTCCTCCTTGAGCTCCGCCTTGCGGGCCTGGTACGCGCGCTTCAGCGACTTCTCGCGGACGCGCTGCTCCAGCGGAGTCGGCTTCCGCGACACCACCACGGCCGACGCGCGCCGGGTGCGGGGCTCCTTCCACCGGCGCCCCGACACGCGCCCGGCGATGACGCCGTCGTAGGTGGGCTGACCGAAGGAGGCCGGCTTCGAGGGGTCGGACAGGGAAGGCATGGCACGGAGCTTGGACGGCCGGGGAACGTCGGCGTCGAGGTCCATGGagtccgcggccgccgcctcggcctcctcctcctcctcgcggcgCTTGCGCTTGCCGCGCTCGCCACCGAGGCCCTCATCCAGGTAGCGGAAATCGAGGTGGGAGGCCATGGTGGGATCGATGGGGGCGCGGGCTTTGGTGGGGAGCGAGAGGGAGGAcgaaggcggaggcggcggcgggtttATTAGGGTTTGGGAGTAGCAGCAGCGGATGGCGGCTGATTAAATGGGCCGAGCTAGGATGAATACAACTTGGCAGCCCACCAATTTGGTGggccattttttttttcttgaggCGAGGCCGGGATTTTCACGAGAGAAAATATATCTGGAgctgtaaaatataatctgtaCCTTAATCTCAAAAAAGAATATAATCTGTACCTGTAGAAAAATCAGAGCGCAAAACATTTATATTTTGTATCAGATTACGTATGAATAATATATTCCGTTCCAAAATATAGGCCATTTTAGTTTTTCTAAGTTCATCAATCTTGCTATGTATCTAAACATTATATTTAGTTATATTATAGGTGCATTGCAAAATTGATGATCCTAGAAAAGCTAAAACACCTACAATTTGAAATGGAGTAACCAAAATGATTTACAATTTGAAATGGAGAGAGTAAGCCAAAACAAACTACAATTTGAAACGAAGCGAAGGGAGTAGTTGTTAAAACGGATTATGCAAATGTTGATGGCAAGTGGAGAAAAACATTGTCCTATATATTTATACAAAATGAGCCGTTTCCTCCGTATATGCAATTATGCAAATAATCTACTTTTGGTAGTTTTAGCAGTAAATACAACCGATATATTAAAAAATAGTAACTCTATTAAAAACAAAAAGAGCTGCCGGCAAGACAGCAGTTGACACTATCCAGCATGCACTATTAAACAGAGAAAAGGGAATAACTAACTTTTCCACGCTAGTTATCCCGCAACACAAGAGTAGTACACGATGTATTCATATGTTAGTGAGTAGCAAGGGCAGAGGAAATGTTTCATACTTTCTCTTATTTCCAGTTAAGAATTAAGGTCACAAAAATATGCGTAAAAGTTAACACTGAGTTTGCTCAGTTACTCCAGACCCGAACCAGAATGGTAGAAACGGAGACACCTGAAGATTGTACAAGGGTGTTGCCGAACAAAATGGTGATCTAAAGCTACAAGGAACGAATATTTAGTCAGGACTAGTCACCTAGTCCAATAGAGGAAAAAAAAAGCTTCAGAAACACACGGCTGGTCATTAATCCAGTTTGGCAATGACCGCATCTGTGACTTCCTGGGTTGTGCTGGTGCCACCCAAATCTTTGGTTCTGTACTTGCCTTCTGCAATGACACGCTTCACTGCCGTCTCCAGCCGGTCAGCAAACGATGGGAACTGCAAATGCCTCAACATCATAGCGGATGAGAGCAGCAGTGCAACAGGGTTAGCTCTCTTCTTCTCCACAATCTTCTCATTTCCGACGTTTCCTGCAGAAGCACCTTGCTCGAAGACAGCATGGTCCTGACCCACATTACCTGAAGTGATGCAGCACATAAAGAATTATAGACCTTCTAAATTCATATACGGCATCTCCTAAAGTATGAAACATGCTCGAGCTCAGCATAGAACAATCATGGAAAGATTTTTAAAAACATTTATATCAAAAGAATAGATGATGCAGTAAAGTAGCAAAAAAAGGTCAAATTATGCATAGATACAAATGCTACATTACATACAACTATGTAGCTATTCCCACAGGTAGAGGTAGGATTCCATAAATAATAGTTTATAAACGCGTACCTCCAGGCATGACACCAGTGCCTCCAGCAATACCTGCAGCTACATTAGCCACCAGATTGCCGTAAAGATTTGGGGTGACCTATGGAAGGAACCAAATAGAAGTGAGTTTCAAATTCATAAATAATCTAACAAAAATCATTTCAAAACTCTGGGTTGACCAGAAAGCAGTCCACCAAATCAATAAAAAAAACAAAGGAAAAATGAGCTTGACAAAAATAGGAACTAACATGCTAGTATATCAAATTTGCAGAACATCAGTTCATTTTGGTATCCCAATAGTCCACACAAGACTAATGAGACTCTAGGTATACAGCAAGAAGCAGATGCAAGATCAATATTAATGCATTTGTACTTACACTATAACATGAGAATACACATTAAATATCAGCTTGGTGAGAATCAGAGTAAAATTTGAGTGATAAGAGGGTGTATACATACCATAACATCAAATTGTTCAGGCTTCGCAACAAGCTGCATACAACAGTTGTCCACAATGATTTCATTATATTGAATCCCAGGGTACTTCTTTGCAACCTCACGGCAAGACTCCAAGAACAAACCATCAGCAAGCTTCATAATGTTTGCTTTATGCACTGCTGTCACTTTCTTTCGATTGTTAAGGTATGCATACTCAAAAGCATACTTGGCAATTCTTTCTGAGCAAAACTTCGTTATCACCTAGCAAATCCATGAAGTGAGAGTATTAGGGAGAAAGATACATTTAGGTGGCAAAACAAAAAAATGAGCGGCAATCTTATATGCATTTTACAATAACACAGCATGTTGGAGAAACTAGGAATGCCGTAAGAATATGCGTGGTAAAGGACTCGCAATATGTGCCAACAACAGATGCTGTTTCAGTGATACATAGCAACTTGTAAAAATACTAGCTTTTTAAGACATCTAAGCAGGCACATTTTGAGCGCCAATCACCCTAATAAAAAATTCTACAGCCAAGTCAAATGGCAGCACCCACCAAGGTCACAATACCAGAGTTATAAAAATCTAACAAATGAAAGAAATAGCTGGAGTTTTGGCTCACTATACGTGACATCAAATAGATGTCACTGAGCAGACCAAAAATCAAGTAAATGAAAATTGGTTGCACACAGTACCATTTTTTAAGAAATTGTCTAAGGATACATCAACTAAGCCACATTTTGGGCTATATACAGCAACTGACATCCCTATTTGTTACTCCATTCTTGTCAGTTAGATGAGTGGGCCATATAACCAGACCAATTAAGCCCTATAATCAGTTAATCACTACTAAGTGGATGGGTGAATGGCACCTTTTGGAACTTACTTTAGTGAATGATTACATTCACCTCCACACATGGACATAGCAAGGTAAAAATTCTATTCTTCTATTAATGTAGCATACCAAAAAGTACAGAATAGGACAATATGGTTCATTGTAAACTCTAACATGCACTTTAAGTGCTCAAATGTCAAGATGACGTTAATAAGTAGTAATGAGCATTAAatttgatagctattgttaaaTGGACAGCACAAATGACCAGTAAAATTGTTTTGATGACTTACATAATCTTAAATACAGAAACCTTGATATACACAGTTTAATTAACAGAACAGTAAAGATTAATGTTCCATTTAAGAAAATATATCACCTTCAGTGATTCTGTACTATCAAGAATGACAGGAATAATCATATATCTTGAGGATCATCCAAAAGCTTTGATAGGAACTCTACATGATCTAACAAATTAAGTGCATCTCACTTAACTCGAAGATATATTGAAGCAAGTCACCCCTAAAGTCTGTATGAACTATCCCTTGCACCAGTATCCCAACCTCACATTCATTGGAAGCAGATGCTTGCAGAAACATATATAAAGTACAGTGCCAAAGTGCATTTGTTTTTCAATACAGAATACACACATGCATTAACTGTACAATTTCTCAACCAAATGTCCCAATGCACCAGTTACTGTATTTCAAGATTCAACCATCAACCTACCAATCAGAAACACGGCATAATTATAATAACCAATAAGCATGTTGATCTAACATTGTATGGCTACCCAATAAGATTTCAAATTAATTTCCCAAATGAAAATATACAAGATTACAAATTCAACTTCCCAACTGAATTTTCTCATCATGAATGGTTTCAGTAGTATTTCTGGAGAGTGGGTGTGTATATCTATACCAGCAATTAGAGCAGTAGATCCTATCATAGTGTCACAATTTGTAGAAGCTTAACACACTTAGCCATGTATAGTACACATTAGCTGTCGCACGCTGCATCAGCAAGCAAATTACTAATCCCCAAGAGAGTGGTACGCGGAATTCTCCATACCTTGAGACTCTCGACAACGCCGGGCACGACCTCATGCTCGAGCCCCGAGTACTCGCCCTCGGTGTTCTCCCTGATGACGACGATGTCGACGTTGTCGTGCCTGGTGGGCAGTCCTGGGAGGTTGAAGCAGTTGACGAGCGCGGCGTAGAGGTCGAGCTCCTTGCGGAGCTGCACGTTGAGGGAGGAGACACCTCCGCCGACGGGGGTGGCGAGGCCGCCCTTGAGGCAGACCTTGTTGCGGCGGATGGATTCGATGACCTCGGGGGGCACCGTGGGCATGTCGCCGCGGACCTCGTAGGTCTCGAAGTAGACGGGCGCGTGCATCGCCTCCATCACCTGCCGCACGGCGCCCGTGACGAGGGGCCCGATGCCGTCACCCGGGATGAGCGTGACGCCGCGCGGGGCGCCGTCCCCCGGGCGGGGCATGTAGGTGACGGTGCGGCGGGAcacggcgccggcgaggggaGTGGACGGGGTGGGGGAAGGGGATGGGGCGAGGAGGCGGCGTAGGAGAGGGGTCGATCGCCGCGCCATGGCCGGAGCTAGGGTTTCGGTGTGGATGCGATCGGGGATGGAGGAAGGTCGGCCGCGAGGATGTCAGGGAGAGGACTCGAAGGGCCTTTGCCTTTGGGCTGTTCCGATCTGTACAAAGCAAACTACGGTCCATGGATGATGCAGCATTACATAAAGCCACTCATAtgttagttttcttttttttacgAACAAATTGCAGGAGCAAGTTTCCTTCGATAAAGAGAATAAGAGAGCCTTTATACTCATTAACAGATTTAATAAAATCATATAATCTTTGCTCAGTGTATTCAAGTATACCGTACACCCTCTAATTTCACGTCGGTTCGTCGAGTTGATTTGACGTGCTTGACTACTTCGTGCAGGACTCTCTGCACGAATCTTCACGCACAAATCAAGCTCTCATGATCTATCTATTACTACGCTAACCACGGTGTTATATTGAATCAATCCATCTCCCTCGATAATAAGCGCATACACTATATCTGGTTTCAAAGCAATGATTAAAGCATGTCATGATTGGCATGCGAATCAGATTGCACATTCTGTCATTTAACCGGGTTTGGACTGGTGCTTGCTTCAACTTCAAGGAGCACGATCTATATATCTCACCATCACGTACCTACCTCACCCTCTCCTTTTTGCGTGAAAGCAATTAACGATGGCAGTACTTCAATATAAAGAAGAAGTAACCATAACCATGGGTGCCGATGCTAAGCTAATAAACGCTAGTTGCTAGGTAAATGGTTGCCTTGTTGCTGAAATTGGAGAGAGCAACGATCGGAACAAGTTGTCATATATTTTTTTAATGTATAGTAAGCTCTGTGTTATTTTAAACAACAACACTCTTCGTTAGAATGGAAAATGGGTTGAGCATCACTGGAAGGTTAGTTAAATAATGGTTGAACTATCAGTTATACCATGGTTACTCCGAGTCTGCGACACCGGAGGCGTGGTTACTGGTTAGTTTGCTTGCTAGTTGTTTAACAGGGTGTAGGAAGAAACTTCATTAAAATCTTATATTTGACATTCAATCGTTGTTATATGTTCTTTTAACATTGCTCCGGTCATCGCTTTTGATGATAATTGAGATAGAAATAACCTATGAAGTTCATCGAGAGCTTTAGTTATGCTGAATATTTGTACCAATCTATTATAGCAGTTACTATGGTTGTTGATATGATCATGTAACCAAGGATTTTTATGTGCAAAAACTCTTACACTGTGGCACTGACAATTCTTCGGAATGCTAACGCACTTAGTGTTAACCTTTTCCTTTCTCCGGTTTGAAGTCAGGTCCGTTGTAAAacttcctttttcttttaatGAAATATTTTTCCAAGCAAGTTTTTGAAAGAATACCAAGCGCACCAAAGGTGAGCAACCTATTGAGTACATAAGACACTATGGCTACAAGTATACTCAAGTTGAACTATACAAAGAAAAATCGTATGAGCCCCGAATTCCATTCGCTTAAGAACAACATTAATTCTTAAGAACCTTCAGCAGGTTGACGCATTCTACGCGTGGTCGTCATCACTTTCAAATTGTCACTTGCCACTACGAATCGCTTCCTTGTATTTTTCACGGTAAATTCATGGCGGGCGACTTCCCGTCCATACAACTCTACAGCCCCCTCTGAGACCTCCACTTGCGCCGTGCTCGTGTTCTAGTGGTTCCAATGGCGCTCCGTCCCCTTTCACAGAGCAGTGGCTCACGAGCCTGAAGTGCCACGGCGTACCCACCGATCTACGTGGCTCCATGTGACACGGTAGGTGGCGGCGCCACCGGCGCTGAGAGCAAACAAAAGGCGAGGCTGCCATTTCACCGCGGCGACGGGCGCCGACGAGGCGCGTCCTGGGCCTCACCCCCATTTTTCTGGCCCAAACGCCCCAGTTTTTTTTTTCACCTCTCCCCGACACGGGCCCGGGGCGCCCACCCAATCGAGCGGCTGGCGATTGCCTCCGCGGCCTCGCCTAATCCGTGGCCATCCCCTTATCCCCCCCGCCTGCTTCCCCTCTTCTAGATAAGCAGCGCAAACCCCTACCCTCCCTCGCCTCTCCCTATCCATTCCGCCCCCAAATAATCCCCACCTCCCGCTGctcccccgcctccgccgcccgccatgGCCTCCCTCGCCTCGGCCTCCACCTCCCTCCTCTTCCCGCAGGCCTCCTCCTCCAGGAGCCGCGCCCGGCTGTCCACCTCCCTGGGCTTCTCCGCGCAGCCGGCGCGGCtccggggccgggcggcggcggcggcggcgggcgggcagaGGCGCGGGCGCCTGCTGGTGGTGCgcgcggcgaggggcaagttcGAGCGCACCAAGCCGCACGTCAACATCGGCACCATCGGCCACGTCGACCACGGCAAGACCACCCTCACCGCCGCGCTCACCATGGTGCTCGCCTCCGTCGGCGGCAGCACGCCCAAGAAGTACGACGAGATCGACGCCGCCCCCGAGGAGCGCGCCCGTGGAATCACCATCAACACCGCCACCGTCGAATACGAGACCGAGACCCGCCACTACGCCCACGTCGACTGCCCGGGCCACGCCGACTACGTCAAGAACATGATCACCGGCGCAGCCCAGATGGACGGCGCCATCCTCGTCGTCTCCGGCGCCGACGGGCCCATGCCCCAGACCAAGGAGCACATTCTCCTCGCCAAGCAGGTCGGTGTCCCCAAGATTGTTGTCTTCCTCAACAAGAAGGACATGGTCGACGACGAGGAGCTGCTCGAGCTCGTCGAGCTCGAGGTCCGTGAGCTGCTCAGCAACTACGAGTACGACGGCGACGACGTACCAATCGTCTCCGGCTCCGCCCTCAAGGCGCTCGAGGCCCTCATGGGCAACCCGGGCCTCAAGCGCGGCGACGACGAGTGGGTGGACGGTATCTTCTCCTTGGTTGATTCCGTCGATTCCTACATCCCAGTCCCCCAGAGGCAGACCGACCTCCCCTTCTTGCTCGCTGTTGAGGATGTGTTCTCCATCACTGGCCGTGGTACAGTCGCCACTGGCCGTATCGAGCGTGGCACCGTCAAGATTGGTGACACAGTTGATATTGTCGGAATCCGGGAGACCCGGAACTGCACGGTGACTGGTGTTGAGATGTTCCAGAAGACCATGGATGATGCCATGGCTGGGGACAATGTTGGGCTTCTGCTCCGTGGTATGCAGAAGGATGACATTGAGAGAGGCATGGTGCTGGCTAAGCCCGGTTCTATCACACCTCACACCAAGTTCGAGGCTGTTGTGTATGTGCTTAAGAAGGAGGAGGGTGGCCGGCACTCTCCTTTCTTCCCTGGTTACCGCCCGCAGTTCTACATGCGGACAACTGACGTGACAGGGAATGTGACAACAATTATGAATGACAAGGATGAGGAGGCAAAGATGTGCATGCCTGGTGACCGTATCAAGATGATTGTGCAGCTCATCCAGCCCGTTGCTTGTGAGCAGGGAATGAGGTTTGCTATCCGTGAGGGTGGTAAGACCGTTGGTGCCGGTGTCATCAACAAAATCATTGAGTAAACCGGATATGTCATATCCACCATGAAATTTTCCTTGTTTACTCTCAGCGAAATGCTCTGTAGTTGTTATTATGTGTTGAGTTTTAGGGGTTGTTCATGTGAAATTGTAGTATGGCACTTTTTTCGTCCAGTGAATTTGCATACTTTGTGACATTCACGACAATGATACATCAATCTTTTTGCAATTGATTTGGCTAAGAGGTGCCATCTATTGTTACATGTTCAGTTATTTGCTGATTGCCCTATTGTTGTGTTGATAATTTGATATGCTTAAGATGAATCCTGATGGTGCCACAGGCACATGGTTGTAGCTTATTTGCTCCTTTACAGTATAGCAGCACTAAACTGGATGTGATCTTGCTTTCTAGACTCTCTTGGCAAACCTATCTCAATTCGTTTATAGTACTTCATAATTCATAATTTGGATCAAGTTTCTACAAATTAATTACTCTGTATGCAGCCATCATGTCTTTGCATTCATCATTATTTGTCACTTGATTGTTTCCATGAAATGTTTGTTACTGAACTTGCTTCTATTTATGCTGGAGTAGCAATTTTATTAGTGGTTTAAGGTGGTTATCTCAGTCTATGTATGACAACCACATTAGTCCATTCTGTTCTTGTATCCTAGCAGATATGCTGCTTTCTGAAGCTATTAGTGTGTCCTGTTGGGTGTTCCATGTATAGACGCTTTGCTTCATTTTTCATAAGAAACTAGAGCCTAGAGGGTTACTCATGTTTGATAATGCTATACGTCACATCTTTTGTCATTCAAATCATGAGCATGAACACTATTCGCCTCATCCAGTGTTTATTACAAGGTTTGTGGCTCTGAAGCTGGGGTAACAATATGGACATGACCATTGGTTCAGCAGACAGTAGCTGTGTATTTCTTTAAGAATGATCCTTTTAGCAGCAAACCAGTACGAGAATGGACAGGAATTGACATTCTTGTATAACTAGGATGGTAGATGCCCGTGGAGTCGCTTCTTATCTTTTGATATTATTAAGGGAAATTAAGGGGCTTGAATGCAGTCTCTTCTGCTGTTGTGTCTGAAGTAATGCACCGGAAACTGAAAACTGAACATGCAT
Coding sequences within it:
- the LOC112875133 gene encoding isocitrate dehydrogenase [NAD] regulatory subunit 1, mitochondrial; protein product: MARRSTPLLRRLLAPSPSPTPSTPLAGAVSRRTVTYMPRPGDGAPRGVTLIPGDGIGPLVTGAVRQVMEAMHAPVYFETYEVRGDMPTVPPEVIESIRRNKVCLKGGLATPVGGGVSSLNVQLRKELDLYAALVNCFNLPGLPTRHDNVDIVVIRENTEGEYSGLEHEVVPGVVESLKVITKFCSERIAKYAFEYAYLNNRKKVTAVHKANIMKLADGLFLESCREVAKKYPGIQYNEIIVDNCCMQLVAKPEQFDVMVTPNLYGNLVANVAAGIAGGTGVMPGGNVGQDHAVFEQGASAGNVGNEKIVEKKRANPVALLLSSAMMLRHLQFPSFADRLETAVKRVIAEGKYRTKDLGGTSTTQEVTDAVIAKLD
- the LOC112893815 gene encoding actin cytoskeleton-regulatory complex protein PAN1, producing MASHLDFRYLDEGLGGERGKRKRREEEEEAEAAAADSMDLDADVPRPSKLRAMPSLSDPSKPASFGQPTYDGVIAGRVSGRRWKEPRTRRASAVVVSRKPTPLEQRVREKSLKRAYQARKAELKEEIRQNKVAKRKAREEREKRKQENVLRTGTKLQRVTNPKTIQKIAKSKKRKQLKVVPDEFLGGKKSEASRRMQVPGLEN
- the LOC112890448 gene encoding elongation factor Tu, chloroplastic, producing MASLASASTSLLFPQASSSRSRARLSTSLGFSAQPARLRGRAAAAAAGGQRRGRLLVVRAARGKFERTKPHVNIGTIGHVDHGKTTLTAALTMVLASVGGSTPKKYDEIDAAPEERARGITINTATVEYETETRHYAHVDCPGHADYVKNMITGAAQMDGAILVVSGADGPMPQTKEHILLAKQVGVPKIVVFLNKKDMVDDEELLELVELEVRELLSNYEYDGDDVPIVSGSALKALEALMGNPGLKRGDDEWVDGIFSLVDSVDSYIPVPQRQTDLPFLLAVEDVFSITGRGTVATGRIERGTVKIGDTVDIVGIRETRNCTVTGVEMFQKTMDDAMAGDNVGLLLRGMQKDDIERGMVLAKPGSITPHTKFEAVVYVLKKEEGGRHSPFFPGYRPQFYMRTTDVTGNVTTIMNDKDEEAKMCMPGDRIKMIVQLIQPVACEQGMRFAIREGGKTVGAGVINKIIE